One genomic window of Daphnia pulex isolate KAP4 chromosome 12, ASM2113471v1 includes the following:
- the LOC124209076 gene encoding uncharacterized protein LOC124209076 codes for MWDSVFWREENYRPDRMTKTLNEIVDLLDAETQNKLTDMFQKVETSNNKNEKRGGKHLRRESQSNENGRRRSQVDQEVFSRNQIEKWELAVNQSTDQNRNAENEERMQHNYDSDSWADMDRISSAISSERMANDANDSDSSRWWKEMWKEDVKKLLQESRNQVQWDREKFVPKPLQLSRINLAKFRDSQSFQDRTIRVRYTNAELSVPIKFAEHAELTVTNEWNNLKDDFKVTSDLLKTNMMNLVKTNTELSNVKDDLTNILNGTKQEFEKMRSHVNDLSKKINTTENETKIMSGNLPTELKASLKATENKLRNELRATSSHLETSITTNLNTTRTELRNTANNVIADLTTKLNTRTGEIVDSIGRMPTSCSDLQRMGYKINGFFLVKGLKKMEIVFCDFYPDRNETQKWIGYADVKSAPVHFYVQRNFSFSTKNIPIPFELVRVNEGNAMNLTTGKFTASRTGIYFFSFTGAAFFPSFTQIGIGLYVNGIQIASGRIQKYVTGSQMAPLTIQHHTVNVELEDGRSSLGAELSYVIIIISGVFAGQQR; via the exons ATGTGGGACTCTGTTTTCTGGCGTGAGGAAAATTACCGGCCGGACAGGATGACGAAAACTTTGAATGAAATCGTCGACCTACTGGACGCGGAAACTCAAAATAAACTGACGGATATGTTTCAAAAAGTGGAGACttcgaataataaaaacgagaaaagaggAGGGAAACATCTTCGTCGTGAAAGTCAATCGAACGAAAATGGAAGAAGGCGATCACAGGTGGATCAAGAAGTTTTCAGCCGCAATCAAATCGAGAAATGGGAACTTGCAGTAAATCAATCGACTGATCAAAATAGAAATGCagagaatgaagaaagaatGCAACACAATTATGACTCTGACAGTTGGGCTGACATGGACAGAATCAGTTCAGCCATTTCATCAGAGAGAATGGCAAACGACGCAAACGATTCCGATAGTTCCCGATGGTGGAAAGAAATGTGGAAAGAAGAcgtgaaaaaattattgcaaGAAAGTAGAAACCAAGTCCAATGGGATAGAGAGAAATTTGTGCCCAAACCCTTGCAACTGAGCAGAATTAATTTGGCCAAATTTCGTGACTCCCAATCGTTTCAGGATCGCACCATTCGTGTTCGTTACACGAACGCTGAACTGTCGGTGCCGATCAAATTTGCGGAACACGCAGAATTGACCGTCACTAACGAATGGAACAATCTGAAGGATGATTTCAAAG TCACTTCAGACctcttaaaaacaaatatgatgAACTTGGTAAAAACGAATACCGAACTGAGTAATGTGAAAGATGATTTAACTAATATATTAAATG GGACTAAGCAGGAATTCGAGAAAATGAGGTCCCATGTCAATGATttatcgaaaaaaataaaca cGACAGAAAATGAGACGAAAATCATGTCCGGAAATTTGCCAACTGAACTCAAAG CCTCGCTCAAAGCCACCGAAAACAAGTTGAGAAACGAACTGAGAG CAACTTCTAGTCATTTGGAAActtcaataacaacaaatttgaatacaaCAAGAACAGAACTGAGAAACACGGCGAATAATGTCATTGCGGATctgacaacaaaattaaata CGAGAACGGGTGAAATAGTTGACAGCATTGGTCGAATGCCAACTTCCTGTTCGGATCTGCAGCGAATGGGATATAAAATTAACGGATTCTTTTTAGTGAaaggattgaagaaaatggaaatagtTTTCTGTGACTTTTATCCTGATCGAAATG aaacacaaaaatggatcggatacgccgacgtcaaatcagcgcccgtccatttctacgttcaaagaaatttttcgttCTCCACGAAAAACATTCCGATTCCATTTGAGTTGGTACGGGTGAACGAGGGAAATGCCATGAATTTGACAACGGGGAAATTCACGGCATCGCGAacgggaatttatttcttctcgttCACGGGAGCAGcgttttttccttcatttacACAAATAGGAATTGGTCTTTATGTTAACGGGATTCAAATCGCGTCGGGTAGAATTCAAAAGTACGTTACTGGTTCTCAAATGGCTCCGTTAACCATACAGCACCATACAGTCAACGTTGAACTTGAAGACGGGCGATCAAGTCTGGGTGCAGAATTATCatacgtcatcatcatcatcagcggTGTTTTTGCAGGACAACAGCGTTGA